From the Bdellovibrio reynosensis genome, one window contains:
- a CDS encoding tolA protein translates to MKFTKFADTAAMSFLVLALIFISPVIAFGSTDIELLYGKQIAWTAANIDDPKVVSAFRESFQNLLADKNKVAQLQTAEGKKLLQQGTNLLGVVQLKERLDKCVLKHASAKEAVTSLTGAMNSKVMDADICVVSVDETKKMQNFAKDLENSFKDDAKKKILDLATKQLGQTRSYWKKAQTEKDPLDLAVELTDREREMKSKPPQTGTELLLYTKALRDRRNKQVIRIADVKKAFTEVQSELQAHEDYLKDVSDENAEEALQKLIVTNPAAAAHYLMENPGSLDLICRTLQDYDKKAQNKDFVDKAMFWGGLVVGGVLLATGIGAGVGAMVLSGTATAGTLTTVAASAALAGTVAGGGEAIYSSTRAYESFNEARQLRASAFAEGSSQESFTKADKAKEAAYSDLADAGFSAASIIPFGAGLKVMKSSAQASRLGSASRVAKEGSKVEAESVKGLAVSLKEVSADKDVLKVLEHSQKQVDSEEMGMFLGYLSHLPKGEREKVMELIKKKPEKVPEAIRESSKAGVCR, encoded by the coding sequence ATGAAGTTCACGAAATTTGCCGATACGGCTGCTATGAGTTTTTTAGTCCTAGCGCTTATTTTTATATCTCCAGTAATCGCATTCGGTTCAACCGATATTGAACTGCTTTATGGTAAGCAAATCGCATGGACTGCGGCCAATATCGATGATCCCAAAGTCGTTTCAGCATTTCGTGAATCGTTTCAAAACCTGTTAGCTGATAAGAACAAAGTCGCACAATTGCAAACCGCGGAGGGTAAAAAACTTCTGCAGCAAGGTACTAACTTGCTGGGTGTGGTTCAGCTAAAAGAACGTCTTGATAAGTGTGTTCTTAAGCACGCTTCGGCCAAAGAAGCTGTGACGTCTTTGACTGGCGCTATGAACTCGAAAGTCATGGATGCGGATATTTGCGTAGTCAGCGTTGATGAAACTAAGAAAATGCAGAACTTCGCTAAGGACTTAGAAAACAGTTTCAAAGATGACGCTAAAAAGAAAATTTTAGATTTAGCGACGAAACAGCTTGGGCAAACGCGTTCTTACTGGAAAAAGGCTCAGACGGAAAAAGATCCTTTGGATCTAGCGGTTGAACTTACAGACCGCGAACGGGAAATGAAATCTAAGCCTCCGCAAACGGGGACTGAGCTTTTGCTTTACACCAAAGCTTTGCGTGACAGAAGAAATAAGCAAGTCATTCGCATAGCCGACGTGAAAAAAGCGTTCACCGAAGTGCAAAGCGAACTGCAAGCCCATGAAGACTATCTTAAGGACGTAAGCGACGAAAACGCAGAAGAAGCTTTACAAAAACTTATAGTGACGAATCCTGCAGCTGCAGCCCATTACCTGATGGAAAACCCAGGATCTTTGGACTTAATCTGCCGGACCTTGCAAGACTATGACAAAAAAGCACAGAACAAAGACTTTGTTGATAAGGCAATGTTTTGGGGCGGTCTTGTTGTGGGTGGGGTATTGTTAGCCACTGGAATCGGTGCTGGAGTTGGTGCTATGGTTTTATCAGGAACAGCGACGGCCGGAACTTTGACGACGGTGGCAGCAAGTGCTGCCTTAGCAGGAACGGTTGCCGGTGGTGGTGAAGCAATATATTCATCAACCAGGGCCTATGAATCGTTTAATGAAGCTCGCCAATTAAGGGCTTCGGCATTCGCTGAAGGCAGTTCGCAAGAATCATTTACTAAAGCTGATAAGGCAAAAGAAGCAGCGTACTCAGACTTAGCCGATGCAGGGTTTTCAGCCGCCTCGATTATTCCTTTTGGTGCGGGCTTAAAGGTTATGAAAAGTTCTGCTCAAGCTTCACGCTTGGGATCTGCTTCACGCGTAGCTAAAGAAGGTTCCAAAGTCGAAGCAGAGAGTGTGAAGGGTTTAGCGGTTTCCTTAAAAGAAGTTTCCGCTGATAAAGATGTTTTAAAAGTTTTAGAGCATAGTCAGAAACAAGTGGATTCCGAAGAGATGGGCATGTTCTTAGGTTACCTTTCTCACTTACCAAAAGGGGAGCGTGAAAAGGTGATGGAACTTATTAAGAAAAAGCCCGAGAAAGTTCCAGAAGCCATCCGTGAATCGTCAAAAGCGGGAGTCTGCCGATGA
- a CDS encoding J domain-containing protein, with the protein MKSILILSFLFSLHTQAQTTDEIRRIMNSNNSLYEVLGVSQNASEAEIRGSYRKLMKAFHPDRYLNEPQKLRVATEVMKKLNTTRDTLLDSSSRQRYDANLKTKPASKPSPQQQPTAKPQESAWKKWQPEEFSKTEKKKEEKAETTNKSDETSKQDKSAKSEVPEKPSSSAAENKVVSNNESPAVEAAKEKPVDYRARQASKMYQDVQNCGADFFRTFVNIVQ; encoded by the coding sequence ATGAAATCCATTTTGATTCTTTCATTCTTGTTCAGTTTGCACACCCAAGCCCAAACGACAGATGAAATCCGTCGAATCATGAATTCAAACAACAGTCTTTATGAAGTGCTTGGTGTAAGTCAAAATGCTTCGGAAGCTGAAATTCGTGGTTCTTATCGCAAATTGATGAAGGCGTTTCATCCGGATCGCTATCTGAATGAGCCGCAAAAGTTGCGTGTTGCAACTGAAGTTATGAAGAAACTTAATACGACCCGAGATACTTTATTAGATTCATCTTCGCGGCAAAGATATGATGCAAATTTAAAAACCAAACCTGCTAGCAAACCTTCACCACAACAGCAGCCGACAGCTAAACCGCAAGAAAGCGCTTGGAAAAAGTGGCAGCCAGAGGAATTTTCTAAAACAGAAAAGAAAAAAGAAGAAAAGGCAGAGACTACGAATAAGTCTGATGAAACAAGCAAACAGGACAAGTCTGCAAAATCAGAGGTCCCTGAAAAGCCTTCCTCAAGTGCCGCAGAAAATAAAGTTGTGTCAAATAACGAGTCCCCTGCAGTTGAGGCAGCAAAAGAAAAGCCTGTCGATTATAGGGCTCGACAGGCTTCTAAAATGTATCAAGATGTTCAGAACTGCGGTGCAGATTTCTTTCGCACCTTCGTGAATATCGTGCAGTAG
- a CDS encoding NUDIX domain-containing protein, whose product MKHLEEKTLSSEQIFKGRFLKVERDQVQAPDGKIYTREYILHPGAAMMIPLLPNGKVVMVHQYRHAPRQVFLEFPAGKRDHNEDSLLTAKRELKEETGYEAKEWKFLTTIHPVIGYSNEHIDLYLAKDLTLTKQTLDHGEFLEVVELTPAELMQKVAAGQVSDVKTQIGAFWLDKIIRGEWNY is encoded by the coding sequence ATGAAGCATTTAGAAGAAAAAACTTTGTCTAGTGAGCAGATATTTAAAGGACGTTTTCTTAAGGTAGAACGGGACCAAGTCCAAGCTCCCGACGGAAAAATCTATACCCGTGAATACATTTTGCATCCGGGCGCTGCGATGATGATTCCGCTTTTACCCAATGGAAAAGTGGTTATGGTCCACCAGTATCGCCATGCTCCTCGCCAAGTCTTTTTAGAGTTTCCCGCCGGAAAACGCGATCACAATGAAGACAGTCTTTTGACAGCAAAGCGCGAGCTTAAAGAAGAAACCGGGTATGAAGCTAAAGAATGGAAATTTCTGACAACCATTCATCCAGTGATCGGGTATTCCAATGAACATATTGATTTGTATTTGGCCAAGGATCTAACTTTGACAAAGCAAACTCTGGATCATGGTGAGTTTCTAGAAGTTGTAGAACTTACTCCAGCAGAACTAATGCAAAAGGTTGCTGCAGGACAAGTCAGCGATGTGAAGACCCAAATCGGGGCTTTTTGGCTTGATAAAATAATTCGCGGGGAGTGGAATTATTGA
- the acnA gene encoding aconitate hydratase AcnA: MHIQSNDSFKTKGSLKSGDRDYTIFNLQKISHPNIRRLPVSLKVLLENLLRHEDGLHVTAEDIQAFLNLDKATFTREISFFPARVLMQDFTGVPAVVDLAAMRDAMASLQGDPKKINPLVPVDLVIDHSVMVDSFGTPQAFDENVKMEFQRNHERYVFLKWGQKAFQNFKVVPPGTGICHQVNLEYLGKTVWTKEVDSGSYAFPDTLVGTDSHTTMINGLSVLGWGVGGIEAEAVMLGQPLSMLVPEVIGFKIEGKLSEGVTATDLVLVITQMLRKKGVVGKFVEFYGHGLASMSLADRATIANMAPEYGATCGFFPVDDETLKYLRLSGRDSATVALVEKYAKETGLWRSEESEKHYLYQDTLSLDLSQVEPALAGPKRPQDRVVLKKAAQDFNQQLVSGFQILAEKTSKDSSAVSVDGSNYSLGHGDVVIAAITSCTNTSNPSVMIGAGLVAKKAVEKGLKVKPWVKTSLAPGSQVVTDYLEKSGVQKYLDQIGFNLVGYGCTTCIGNSGPLPQPIANAVERGNLVVASVLSGNRNFEGRINPHVKANYLASPMLVVAHALAGSMQIDITKDSLGKGADGNDVYLKDIWPSTLEIQELVNKTVETKMFDSRYGNVFDGTEDWKKIETTTSQTYSWDESTYIKNPPYFKGMQKQPGSMSNIKSARILAVLGDSITTDHISPAGSIKKDSPAGRYLIGKGVDPVDFNSYGARRGNDEVMVRGTFANIRIKNEMLHGVEGGLTKDSSGEVVSIYDAAMKYQKENTPLVVVAGKEYGTGSSRDWAAKGTRLLGVKAVIAESFERIHRSNLIGMGVLPLQFHSGVDRKSLKIDGTETIDLVGIEEGMQAQQDLKLVITNKDGHKHEIKVRSRIDTAVELEYYKNGGILHYVLRKLM; the protein is encoded by the coding sequence ATGCATATTCAATCTAACGACAGTTTTAAAACTAAAGGCTCTCTTAAATCCGGCGATCGTGATTATACGATTTTTAACTTACAGAAAATTTCCCATCCCAATATTCGTCGCTTGCCGGTGTCATTAAAAGTGCTCTTAGAAAATCTTTTGCGACACGAAGATGGTTTGCACGTCACGGCTGAAGACATCCAAGCTTTTTTAAATTTAGATAAGGCCACCTTCACCCGCGAGATTTCATTTTTTCCGGCGCGAGTCCTGATGCAAGACTTTACGGGTGTTCCTGCGGTCGTAGATTTAGCAGCCATGCGAGATGCCATGGCGTCCTTGCAAGGGGATCCCAAAAAAATCAACCCTCTGGTTCCTGTCGACTTAGTTATTGATCACTCGGTGATGGTGGATTCTTTCGGGACGCCTCAAGCCTTTGATGAAAACGTTAAGATGGAGTTTCAAAGAAACCACGAACGTTATGTGTTTTTAAAGTGGGGTCAGAAGGCTTTTCAGAACTTTAAAGTAGTTCCACCCGGAACTGGAATATGCCACCAAGTAAATCTAGAATATTTGGGTAAAACAGTTTGGACTAAGGAAGTTGATTCTGGCAGTTACGCTTTCCCAGATACGTTAGTAGGAACTGACAGTCATACCACGATGATCAATGGACTTTCGGTTCTTGGTTGGGGAGTAGGTGGTATCGAAGCTGAAGCAGTGATGTTAGGACAGCCTTTAAGCATGTTAGTGCCAGAGGTGATTGGGTTTAAAATCGAAGGTAAACTTTCTGAAGGCGTCACAGCGACGGACCTAGTTTTAGTGATCACCCAGATGCTAAGAAAAAAAGGTGTTGTCGGAAAGTTCGTTGAATTCTACGGTCACGGCCTTGCTTCCATGTCCTTAGCCGATCGGGCGACTATTGCTAACATGGCTCCGGAATATGGGGCGACTTGTGGGTTTTTCCCGGTTGATGATGAAACCCTCAAATACCTGCGACTTTCTGGCAGGGATTCTGCCACAGTGGCCTTAGTAGAAAAATACGCTAAAGAAACAGGGCTATGGCGCTCTGAAGAAAGTGAAAAGCATTATCTTTATCAAGACACCCTTTCGCTAGATCTTTCGCAAGTAGAACCAGCTTTAGCCGGGCCTAAGCGTCCCCAAGATCGTGTGGTGCTAAAAAAAGCGGCGCAGGATTTTAACCAGCAGTTAGTGTCTGGTTTTCAGATTCTTGCAGAAAAAACTTCAAAAGATTCTTCTGCTGTTTCAGTGGATGGCAGTAACTATAGCTTAGGCCATGGCGATGTCGTCATTGCGGCAATCACCAGTTGCACGAACACCTCAAATCCATCCGTGATGATTGGTGCGGGGCTGGTGGCAAAGAAGGCGGTCGAAAAAGGTTTAAAAGTGAAGCCTTGGGTAAAGACCTCCTTAGCGCCAGGATCCCAAGTCGTGACTGATTATTTAGAAAAATCTGGTGTGCAAAAGTATCTAGATCAAATCGGTTTTAATCTTGTGGGATATGGCTGCACAACATGCATTGGAAATTCAGGACCGCTGCCGCAGCCGATCGCCAATGCCGTAGAGCGTGGAAATCTAGTCGTCGCTTCGGTTCTTTCTGGCAACCGCAACTTTGAAGGTCGTATCAATCCCCATGTAAAAGCAAATTACTTAGCGTCCCCCATGTTGGTGGTCGCCCATGCTTTAGCGGGCAGTATGCAGATAGACATTACTAAAGATTCTTTAGGCAAAGGTGCTGATGGAAATGATGTTTATTTAAAAGATATTTGGCCAAGCACTTTAGAAATCCAAGAACTCGTCAACAAAACCGTTGAAACAAAAATGTTTGATTCTCGCTATGGGAATGTTTTTGACGGTACCGAGGATTGGAAGAAAATCGAAACAACCACATCACAAACATATTCTTGGGATGAAAGTACTTATATAAAAAATCCGCCTTACTTTAAGGGTATGCAAAAACAGCCAGGAAGCATGAGTAATATCAAGTCCGCGCGGATTTTAGCAGTGCTTGGTGATTCCATAACGACGGATCATATCTCCCCAGCAGGAAGTATTAAAAAAGATTCCCCCGCCGGCAGATACCTCATTGGCAAAGGTGTGGATCCCGTTGACTTCAATTCTTACGGAGCCCGCCGAGGAAACGATGAAGTCATGGTGCGCGGAACTTTTGCTAACATCCGAATTAAAAACGAAATGCTTCACGGGGTTGAAGGTGGCTTAACCAAAGATAGTTCTGGCGAAGTCGTGTCTATCTATGATGCTGCGATGAAATATCAAAAGGAAAATACTCCTCTGGTAGTGGTTGCAGGAAAAGAATATGGAACCGGCTCTTCGCGGGACTGGGCTGCCAAGGGTACGCGGCTTTTAGGAGTCAAAGCGGTCATCGCCGAAAGTTTTGAGCGCATTCATCGTTCCAATCTAATTGGGATGGGCGTATTGCCATTGCAATTTCATTCCGGCGTAGATCGTAAGAGTTTAAAAATCGATGGCACAGAAACCATTGACCTAGTGGGAATCGAAGAAGGAATGCAAGCGCAACAAGACTTGAAATTAGTGATTACAAACAAAGATGGCCATAAGCATGAAATCAAAGTTCGCTCTAGAATCGATACTGCTGTTGAGCTTGAGTACTATAAGAATGGTGGAATACTTCACTATGTCTTGCGTAAGCTGATGTAA
- a CDS encoding fibronectin type III domain-containing protein, whose amino-acid sequence MDETALGPPLAVLREIKNQVRYKNPGDIFWQTGTDGQKLYNKSEVFVDEASRAALYFSGNRRARLAANTLLKLSLDPNDSKSLVLALDDGSFNLRNGDDGQVSFILKVDEAGLNIGTDKRFDLFVKKREGGLGLAMASGNLGIGGVSEKQDLKEGETIVVKERNSQFAVNQASEKVEFYIEQTLDSSVKLIHPSNNQIVYQSKQPQLFQWSGGSNERTLVQYSYMLDFAEYQEVDVTGANLYTIPAALRGEVFWRIVSYYKGLPQYSTAGFFKVADINEVAIDQVALNFISKGKWQLTASVKEEQENNYEFQVSQAADFKETYDAYLGKQPMQSMVDVSGDLFVRVRRVYDSGLVSAWSSPKTVQVRPPLSTPVLKLDSQEESLQGVVVAQISWEADPAATVFILHSSKFADFTSFQSQVVDGKKDFILNNNLSNQIYYRVLAQSPEGEMSLASNSVVIKGSKLIAQKLAASAKEAPAIKAPKAIVEEKASPIANQAPADKAIFYTEQKIVFTWEGTADFLQMSSVSNFSQDVQSFNVKGKNTYETTFKNPTKFFWRVVHKKQNTAPSRSLSVLPKSDILIESVDLKFVERGKWKIHPRIQGAKPGEVFRVQIGKSSDFAQAVEVLGNLSEGLAVDQQGTFFIRAKRTAEGKDISKWSNVATQFIRPPLDTPVLGKDEEILASSTSINLTLSWGEVKNAKEYILEIDDTAVFGNVQKSFLVRDQKYTVQHGTLEPAYLRIMAKSAEGEISPPSKIYKIKGLLPGPKVDRYEISYGKLDEKGDSDKVHILWSHRKNAKKYIVEIGRREDLKDAEKFETVNIEFFKPVQVEGWYYFRLRPISNSAEFFEAPSQVYGIEYRKEKGLSIAALEQPGTGESFTDPQVRFSWGQVLGAAWYELELSRSADFTKSTLHKVEARDYTMRPGLDKGTWYYRVRGRSPTQQSPWSQSTHFKVK is encoded by the coding sequence ATGGACGAAACTGCATTAGGCCCTCCGTTAGCAGTCTTGCGTGAAATCAAAAACCAAGTTCGTTATAAAAACCCTGGTGATATCTTCTGGCAAACGGGAACTGATGGCCAAAAACTTTATAACAAGTCTGAAGTTTTCGTTGATGAAGCTTCGCGCGCGGCCCTTTATTTTTCGGGAAACCGTCGGGCTCGCCTTGCTGCAAACACACTATTAAAACTCTCGTTGGATCCTAATGATAGCAAATCGCTGGTCTTAGCTTTAGATGATGGTTCTTTCAATCTTCGTAACGGCGATGACGGTCAGGTCAGTTTCATTCTTAAGGTGGATGAAGCTGGGTTAAATATTGGAACGGATAAACGTTTTGACCTTTTCGTAAAAAAACGTGAAGGGGGACTTGGACTTGCCATGGCTTCAGGCAATCTTGGCATAGGCGGGGTCAGCGAAAAGCAAGATCTTAAAGAAGGTGAAACCATCGTTGTTAAAGAACGCAATAGCCAGTTCGCGGTTAACCAAGCTAGCGAAAAAGTTGAATTTTATATCGAACAAACTTTAGATTCTTCGGTAAAACTTATTCATCCTTCTAATAATCAAATCGTTTACCAAAGTAAGCAGCCTCAGTTATTCCAGTGGAGTGGGGGTTCTAATGAAAGAACCTTAGTACAATATTCTTACATGCTGGATTTCGCTGAATATCAAGAGGTGGATGTCACGGGTGCTAATCTATATACAATTCCAGCGGCGCTTCGTGGGGAAGTATTCTGGCGAATTGTTTCTTACTATAAAGGTCTTCCGCAGTATTCAACTGCGGGCTTTTTTAAAGTCGCTGACATCAACGAAGTAGCTATTGACCAGGTGGCCCTGAACTTTATTTCAAAAGGAAAATGGCAGCTCACCGCAAGTGTTAAAGAAGAACAAGAAAATAATTATGAATTTCAAGTAAGCCAGGCGGCGGATTTTAAAGAAACCTATGATGCATATTTAGGAAAACAACCAATGCAGTCCATGGTGGATGTGAGCGGCGACCTTTTTGTGCGTGTTCGTCGCGTGTATGACAGTGGTCTTGTCTCTGCTTGGTCTTCACCTAAAACAGTACAGGTAAGACCTCCATTAAGTACCCCTGTGCTAAAATTGGACTCCCAAGAGGAATCTCTTCAAGGTGTGGTTGTAGCTCAAATATCTTGGGAAGCCGATCCTGCAGCAACAGTCTTTATATTACACAGTTCTAAATTTGCAGATTTCACTTCGTTTCAATCCCAAGTCGTGGATGGAAAAAAAGATTTTATTTTAAACAATAACTTATCAAACCAAATCTATTACCGCGTCCTGGCGCAATCGCCGGAAGGTGAAATGTCGCTGGCCTCGAACTCTGTAGTGATTAAAGGTTCAAAATTAATTGCTCAGAAGTTAGCTGCCTCAGCGAAAGAAGCGCCAGCGATCAAAGCACCTAAAGCTATTGTAGAAGAAAAAGCATCGCCGATTGCAAACCAAGCCCCGGCTGACAAGGCGATTTTTTATACTGAACAAAAAATTGTCTTCACTTGGGAAGGAACGGCGGATTTCCTGCAAATGTCGTCGGTTTCAAATTTTTCCCAGGACGTGCAAAGTTTTAACGTCAAAGGTAAAAACACCTATGAAACCACTTTCAAAAACCCAACAAAATTTTTCTGGCGAGTGGTCCACAAGAAACAAAACACTGCGCCTTCAAGATCCCTCAGCGTACTGCCAAAGTCAGATATCTTAATTGAAAGTGTGGATCTTAAATTTGTCGAACGTGGTAAGTGGAAAATCCATCCTCGCATCCAAGGGGCTAAGCCAGGCGAAGTCTTTCGGGTGCAAATCGGTAAGTCTTCTGACTTTGCTCAAGCCGTTGAAGTTTTAGGAAATCTTTCTGAAGGCCTAGCCGTGGATCAGCAAGGAACTTTCTTTATCCGCGCCAAAAGAACAGCGGAAGGGAAGGATATTTCTAAATGGTCTAACGTGGCGACCCAATTCATTCGCCCACCTTTAGACACACCCGTATTAGGTAAAGATGAAGAAATATTAGCAAGTTCAACATCCATCAATTTAACCCTTTCTTGGGGTGAAGTAAAAAACGCCAAAGAATATATTCTTGAAATTGATGATACGGCTGTGTTTGGTAACGTGCAGAAGTCTTTCTTAGTGCGTGATCAGAAATACACAGTTCAACACGGAACCCTTGAACCGGCTTATCTGCGTATCATGGCAAAATCCGCAGAAGGCGAAATCTCACCGCCATCAAAAATCTATAAAATCAAAGGTCTTTTGCCCGGCCCTAAAGTAGACCGCTATGAAATTTCTTATGGAAAGCTTGATGAAAAAGGAGACTCAGATAAGGTTCATATTCTATGGTCGCATCGTAAGAACGCCAAAAAATATATCGTTGAAATTGGCCGTCGCGAAGACTTAAAAGATGCAGAAAAATTCGAAACTGTGAACATCGAATTCTTTAAACCCGTGCAAGTTGAAGGCTGGTATTACTTCCGTCTTCGTCCTATTTCAAACTCTGCAGAATTCTTTGAAGCGCCTTCGCAGGTGTACGGAATTGAATATCGCAAAGAAAAAGGATTAAGCATTGCTGCCCTTGAACAACCAGGCACCGGCGAAAGTTTCACCGATCCGCAAGTGCGCTTTTCGTGGGGGCAAGTTCTAGGGGCTGCTTGGTATGAATTAGAATTATCGCGCAGTGCTGATTTTACGAAATCCACTTTACACAAAGTAGAAGCCCGCGATTACACCATGCGACCGGGATTAGATAAGGGCACCTGGTATTATCGCGTGCGCGGCAGAAGCCCCACCCAACAATCCCCATGGAGCCAATCCACTCATTTCAAGGTCAAATAA
- a CDS encoding L,D-transpeptidase, translated as MKALKYGVIVLSLLAGPMASASFWGKVKNAFNDCKYDEKDYPLIYQYEKSITNKLPEHFAGRFSESDFNTKPWMRDFKYVLVVNKGEGGLYGQTLRIYDHGILIHTAKVSTGRENLELKRKNKECTGAPPKSYWSQTPTGYYTPKFLSKDHKSSSWDSSMPFAVFFDVENGLALHEVYSKYKDYLGGRASGGCVRQDAGTAEFVFNAVKSTEYAMIPEINVDGTPVLDESGNVKYISQQTWVNPRTGEAVKFNTFGTLIIVEDN; from the coding sequence ATGAAAGCATTGAAGTACGGAGTGATCGTTCTAAGCCTTCTTGCAGGCCCTATGGCATCAGCCTCTTTTTGGGGTAAGGTGAAAAACGCCTTTAATGACTGTAAGTATGATGAAAAAGATTATCCACTTATTTATCAGTACGAAAAATCTATTACCAACAAACTGCCGGAACATTTCGCAGGTCGCTTCTCTGAATCCGACTTTAATACGAAGCCTTGGATGAGAGACTTTAAATACGTGCTGGTTGTGAACAAAGGCGAAGGTGGTCTTTACGGGCAAACTTTGCGCATCTATGATCACGGTATTCTAATTCACACAGCCAAGGTATCTACGGGGCGCGAAAACCTAGAACTTAAACGTAAAAATAAAGAGTGCACGGGGGCCCCGCCAAAATCTTATTGGTCGCAAACACCGACAGGTTATTACACTCCGAAGTTTTTATCGAAAGACCACAAATCAAGCTCTTGGGATTCAAGCATGCCATTTGCGGTGTTCTTTGATGTTGAAAATGGTTTAGCGTTGCACGAAGTTTATTCGAAATATAAAGACTATCTAGGTGGCAGAGCTTCTGGTGGTTGCGTTCGTCAAGATGCTGGGACCGCAGAGTTCGTATTTAATGCGGTCAAGTCGACTGAGTACGCTATGATTCCAGAAATCAATGTTGATGGGACACCGGTTTTAGATGAATCAGGGAATGTTAAATATATCTCTCAACAAACTTGGGTGAATCCAAGAACGGGTGAGGCTGTTAAGTTTAATACATTCGGTACTTTGATCATCGTAGAAGATAACTAG